A part of Microbulbifer salipaludis genomic DNA contains:
- the tyrS gene encoding tyrosine--tRNA ligase: MAGVDATLLEDLTRRGLVNQATGDGELEQHLAEGSRTLYCGFDPTADSLHIGSLVPLLTLKRFQAAGHKPIALVGGATGLIGDPSFKAQERSLNTPEVVSGWVEKIKAQVSAFVDFDAGENSGLVANNLDWTKDLNVLDFLRDVGKHFSINNMVNKESVKQRIQREGEGISFTEFAYILLQSMDFSELYKRHNCTLQIGGSDQWGNITGGVDLTRRQHRGKVFGLTLPLVTKADGTKFGKTESGTIWLDPQRTSPYAFYQFWLNTADADVYKFLKYFTFLTVDAIDEIEKADAERAGRPEAQGVLAREVTRLVHGEEGLAAAERISQALFSGGIDDLSEGDLEQLRLDGLPSSELPVEFGEQTLIHLLVDAGMAPSGKPVKDALGRNAVLVNGVEVGMDSNASPASVFAGERALHGRYFIVRLGKKKYHLFYQVA; the protein is encoded by the coding sequence ATGGCCGGAGTGGATGCGACACTGCTGGAAGACCTCACGCGCCGTGGGCTGGTCAATCAGGCCACCGGTGACGGCGAACTGGAACAGCACCTGGCAGAAGGCAGTCGCACACTCTATTGCGGCTTTGACCCCACTGCAGATTCCCTGCATATAGGCAGTCTAGTCCCGCTGCTGACACTCAAGAGGTTTCAGGCGGCAGGTCATAAGCCTATTGCACTGGTTGGCGGCGCAACCGGCCTGATTGGCGACCCTTCCTTCAAGGCGCAGGAGCGATCACTCAATACGCCAGAAGTGGTTTCCGGTTGGGTGGAGAAGATCAAGGCGCAAGTCAGCGCCTTTGTGGACTTTGATGCCGGTGAAAACAGTGGCCTGGTGGCCAACAACCTCGACTGGACCAAAGATCTGAATGTGCTCGACTTCCTGCGCGATGTTGGCAAGCACTTCTCGATCAACAATATGGTGAACAAGGAGTCCGTGAAGCAGCGGATCCAGCGCGAGGGGGAGGGCATCTCTTTCACCGAGTTCGCCTACATCCTCCTGCAGTCCATGGACTTCTCAGAGCTCTATAAGCGCCATAACTGCACCCTGCAGATTGGTGGCTCCGACCAGTGGGGCAATATCACCGGTGGTGTGGATCTCACCCGCCGCCAGCATCGGGGCAAGGTGTTTGGCCTCACCCTGCCGCTGGTCACCAAGGCGGATGGCACCAAATTTGGCAAAACCGAGAGTGGCACCATCTGGCTGGATCCGCAGCGCACATCGCCTTATGCCTTTTATCAATTCTGGTTGAACACTGCCGACGCGGATGTCTACAAGTTCCTGAAGTACTTCACATTCCTTACGGTCGATGCCATCGACGAGATCGAAAAGGCCGACGCGGAACGGGCGGGGCGTCCGGAAGCGCAGGGTGTGCTTGCCAGGGAGGTGACCCGTCTTGTGCACGGTGAAGAGGGGCTCGCGGCCGCCGAGCGCATTTCGCAGGCGTTATTTTCCGGTGGTATCGACGATCTGTCCGAGGGGGATCTCGAGCAGTTGCGTCTCGATGGCCTGCCCAGTTCCGAGTTGCCGGTTGAGTTTGGTGAGCAGACGTTGATTCATCTGCTGGTCGACGCGGGCATGGCGCCATCGGGCAAGCCGGTGAAAGACGCGCTCGGTCGCAATGCGGTGCTGGTCAATGGCGTTGAGGTGGGTATGGATAGCAACGCTAGCCCGGCTTCGGTCTTCGCCGGTGAGCGCGCGCTGCATGGCCGTTACTTCATTGTTCGCCTGGGTAAGAAGAAGTACCACCTCTTCTATCAAGTTGCCTGA